In the Cyanobacteria bacterium GSL.Bin1 genome, one interval contains:
- a CDS encoding AAA family ATPase, which produces MAKTAKSLIIASVEAYSGKSATILGLAHQLQNKQLTLSYSKPVGSYLHQENAETVEDDVQFIAQALQLPPQQVGTPLINLSHSVITERTKTLQLADYSQALKDHFDRFDSELRLIEAPPTLAEGSLFNLSTQQISETLNAPILLVIRYHSLLVLDQVLAAQKQLRDQLLGVVINDVPPEAEMEINDEVKPFLEKQGVPVFGILPQSALLHSVSVRELTKQLSADVLCREDRLDLMVERLTIGAMNVNSALKYFRKGKNLAVVTGGDRSDLQLAALETSAHCLILTGHVPPQDFILSRAETLEVPILAVEFDTLTTVEVAERTFKQVRIQEPIKVRFIQDLMSQRFDIKRLIDELGVQSV; this is translated from the coding sequence GTGGCGAAAACTGCCAAGTCTTTGATTATTGCTTCAGTTGAAGCCTATAGTGGGAAGTCAGCAACTATTCTCGGGCTTGCCCACCAATTACAAAATAAACAACTGACCCTTAGCTATAGCAAGCCAGTTGGAAGTTATCTACACCAAGAAAACGCTGAGACTGTTGAGGACGATGTGCAGTTCATTGCCCAGGCTTTACAGTTACCGCCTCAACAAGTGGGAACTCCTTTAATTAATTTATCTCATTCAGTCATTACAGAGAGAACAAAAACGCTTCAACTTGCCGATTATTCCCAAGCCCTTAAAGATCACTTTGATCGCTTCGATAGTGAACTACGATTGATTGAAGCCCCTCCGACTCTTGCTGAAGGCAGTTTATTTAATCTTTCGACCCAGCAGATATCGGAAACCTTAAATGCTCCTATTCTACTAGTGATTCGTTACCATTCACTACTTGTTTTGGATCAAGTTTTGGCTGCCCAGAAGCAACTTAGAGATCAATTATTAGGGGTGGTGATTAATGATGTTCCTCCAGAAGCAGAAATGGAAATTAATGATGAAGTCAAACCCTTTTTAGAAAAGCAAGGTGTACCCGTTTTTGGGATTCTTCCGCAAAGTGCTTTGTTGCACAGTGTAAGTGTTCGGGAGCTGACAAAGCAATTATCAGCAGACGTACTCTGTCGCGAAGATCGCCTGGATTTAATGGTAGAACGGCTAACTATTGGGGCGATGAATGTGAATTCAGCCTTGAAGTATTTTCGCAAAGGGAAGAACTTAGCTGTTGTCACTGGCGGCGATCGCAGCGATTTACAATTAGCCGCTCTCGAAACTTCTGCCCATTGCTTAATCTTAACCGGTCATGTGCCACCGCAAGATTTTATTCTCTCTCGTGCCGAAACCTTAGAAGTTCCGATTCTTGCAGTTGAGTTTGATACCCTAACTACAGTAGAAGTTGCAGAACGCACATTTAAGCAAGTTCGGATTCAAGAACCGATCAAAGTCCGATTCATCCAAGACTTAATGAGTCAACGCTTTGATATTAAGCGTCTGATTGATGAACTTGGTGTCCAGTCTGTTTGA